The following are from one region of the Quercus robur chromosome 1, dhQueRobu3.1, whole genome shotgun sequence genome:
- the LOC126689204 gene encoding probable N-acetyltransferase HLS1, with the protein MGFEQLIIRSYEGQSDRTQVEDLERRCEVGPGERVFLFTDTMGDPICRIRNSPMYKMLVAELDKELVGVIQGSIKVVRVHMHPKDLARVGYILGLRVAPLHRRKGIGSSLVRRLEEWFIANDVDYAYMATEKDNEASVKLFANKFGYIRFRTPAILVNPVNINRSFHISSNVQIVKLKREQAEFLYRKFMSSIEFFPHDIDNILENHLSLGTWVAFPRGESFGSDGGQVPSSWAMLSVWNSGELFKLRLGKAPLSCLIYTKSSRLIDKYFPCLKLPSLPDFFHPFGFYFMYGVHQEGPLSGKLVRSLCQFVHNMAKNKSKDCKVIVTEVGGKDTLLRHHIPHWKLLSCPEDLWCIKALKSEERNSLQELTKTPPTRALFVDPREV; encoded by the exons ATGGGATTTGAGCAGCTTATAATTCGAAGCTATGAAGGGCAATCCGATAGAACTCAAGTGGAAGATCTGGAGCGAAGATGCGAGGTAGGGCCAGGAGAACGCGTTTTTCTCTTCACGGATACTATGGGTGACCCCATATGTAGAATTCGAAACAGTCCGATGTATAAGATGCTG GTGGCTGAGTTAGACAAGGAACTTGTTGGTGTCATTCAAGGCTCTATAAAGGTTGTCAGAGTTCATATGCATCCTAAGGACCTAGCCAGGGTGGGCTATATCCTAGGCCTAAGGGTTGCACCTCTTCATCGAAGAAAAGGGATTGGGTCCAGTCTAGTGCGTCGGCTAGAGGAGTGGTTCATTGCCAACGATGTTGACTATGCTTACATGGCCACCGAGAAAGATAACGAGGCCTCAGTGAAGCTCTTTGCGAACAAGTTCGGCTACATCAGGTTCAGAACTCCGGCTATACTAGTTAACCCAGTTAACATCAATCGCTCTTTTCATATTTCATCCAACGTTCAGATAGTAAAGCTGAAGAGAGAACAAGCCGAATTCCTCTATCGAAAATTCATGTCTTCCATAGAGTTTTTTCCCCATGACATAGACAACATACTAGAGAATCATCTAAGCTTGGGAACATGGGTAGCTTTTCCTAGAGGTGAATCATTTGGATCAGATGGGGGGCAAGTTCCGAGTAGTTGGGCCATGCTAAGTGTATGGAACAGTGGGGAGCTATTCAAGCTAAGGCTAGGGAAAGCACCTCTATCTTGCCTAATATACACGAAAAGCTCCAGATTGATAGATAAATATTTCCCATGCTTGAAACTCCCTTCCCTACCAGATTTTTTCCATCCATTTGGATTCTATTTCATGTATGGGGTGCACCAGGAGGGCCCATTGTCGGGAAAGCTAGTGAGGAGTTTGTGCCAATTTGTCCACAACATGGCTAAAAATAAGTCTAAGGACTGTAAAGTTATTGTAACAGAAGTTGGGGGTAAGGACACGCTGCTGAGACATCACATCCCACACTGGAAATTGCTCTCGTGCCCAGAAGATTTGTGGTGTATTAAGGCCTTGAAAAGCGAAGAGAGAAACAGCCTCCAAGAAttgacaaaaaccccaccaacACGAGCTCTTTTTGTAGACCCCAGAGAGGTATGA